CCGAGATGGCGCCCATCGCGCCGGAGATTGGCGAGTTCCGCGCCCATTATGCCGGCTTCTTCGATCCGGGCTTTGGCGTGGCTGAAGCGGGCGGCGCGGGATCGCGCGCCGTGCTGGAAGTGCGCGGGCGCGACGTGCCCTTCATCCTCGATCACGGGCAGGCGGTGGCGCGGCTGGTCTATGAGCCCATGGCCGGCGCGGTGGGCCAGCCCTATGGCGCGGCAGGCTCCAATTATCAGGCCCAGGGCCTGAAGCTGTCCAAGCATTTCAAGGCCTGAGCGCGCTTATTCCTCGCCGGGTTTGGCGCGCAGCGCCTTGACCGTGCTGCGCTTGGCCTTGGCAGTTTTCTGGCGCTTGATGGAGGCGAGGGTGGGCCGCGTGGGCTTGCGCGCCTTGGGCTTGCGGCTGGCCTGCAGGATCAGCATACGCAGCCGCACCCGCGCCTCTTCGCGATTGCGCATCTGGGAGCGGTGGGCGCTGGCGTGCAGCACCAGAATGCCGTCTGCGCTGAGGCGCGAGCCGGCCAGCCGGGTCAGGCGCTCCTTGACTGGCCCCGGCAGATCGCTGGCGGCCAGGTTGAAGCGCAGCTGCACGGCGCTGGAGGTGGTGTTCACATGCTGTCCGCCCGGACCGGAGGCGCGCACAAAACGCTCCTCGATCAGGCGCTCGTCAATCGTGATGGCGTCATTGATGCGCATGAGTATCAGCCTGACACAGGCTTCAGGCTCAGCGCCAGTACCGACGCGATGAGGCACATCACGCCGAGCCCGGCGATGGCCGCAGGACCGAAGGCGCCGAACGCCGTGCCCGCCAGCGCGCCGAACGCCAGCAGCAACACCCCGATCACCGTGTTGGAGACGGCGGTGTAGGCCGCGCGCGTTTCCTGGGTGGCGAGATCCACCACATAGGTCGCCCGCCCCAGCCGCACGCCCTGATGGGCGAAGGCGAGGAGGAAGAGCGCGATGGCGTGAAACCAGATGCTGTCGGCCATGGCCCAGCCCGCGAGCCCTGCGCCCGCCACCAGAGCGCACGCCAGCGCCGCCACCAGACCCGCCGCGGCCAGCACCCAGCGCGCGGACTTGTCCGCCGAGCGACCCCAGGCCCAGCCGCTGGCGAAACCGGCGGCGCTGGACGCAATCAGAAAGGCGCCGAGCCCGGCCAGATCCGTCCCGGTGCGTGACTGGGCGTAGGCCACGAAAAAGGGCGGCAGGAGCGAGGTCGCCATGAAGAAGGCGCGCGCCAGCACGAAGCGGGCGAAATCGGGATCGGTCTTGAGGAGCGTCAGCTGGCCGATAGCTTCGGTGAAGGCATTGGCGCCGCCCGCCGTCGCGCCGGGCGCTTCGGCGAGCTGGAGATAGGCGAACGCCGCTAGGACCCAGAGCACGCCGCCAGCGGCGAGAATCAGCGCGATCACCGACGGCTCGGTCTCGGGCGCGAGGATCAGCAGGGCGCCAAAGCCCAGCGCGGCGAGGCCCGAGAGTGAGGAGGCATAGCCCGACACCGCGCCGCGCCGTGTCTTGGACACGGTCTTGCCCAGCACATCCTTGTGACTGACCGAGCAGAAGGCGCGCGCCAGCGCGAATAAAGCCAGAAGGCCGATCAGCGCCCATCCCGCCGCCTCGTCCTCCAGTACCAGAGCGGCGCCGGCCATGGCGAACAGGGCCAGCGCCTGACCCACAGCGCCGCCCGCCCAGACGAATTTGCGCCGCTCGCGTTCGCGGATCCAGCGGGCGATGAAAAGCTGGGGCAGGAGCGAGCCCGCCTCGCGCACCGGAGCGATCAGGCCGATCAGGAAGCCCGGCGCGCCCAAGCTCGAAATCAGCCAGGCCAGCGTCAGCTTGGGGTCCACCAGCCGGTCGCCGCTCTTGGTCAGGGCCAGCGCGATGGCGGAGAACACGAAATTGCGCGGCAGGTGGGCGCAGGCGCTTTCGGGAATGTCCTTGCAGACCCGCGCCTCGGCGTCGTCATAAAGCGCGGTGTAAACGGTTTCGGCGAGCTGGTCGGCGGGCGCTTGCCGGGCGGTCATGGGCGAATCTCGTGTGGCGGATTTTGTCCATTCAAGCACACCTGCGCGCCCGCGCCATGGTGGACGCACTCACGCGCCTTCTGTATCACCGCAGGCACGCCGCCTTCACCCGCCACGCCTCTTTTTCAAAGTCAGTCCGCCATGCATGACATCCGCCTGATCCGTGACAATCCGGGGGCGTTCGACGCCGCCATGGCCCGCCGGGGCCTGACGCCCCAGGCCGAACGCCTGATCGATCTGGACGCGCGCCGGCGTGAGGCGACGACGCGCCTGCAGGAGCTGGAGACGCGGCGCAATGCGGCGTCCAAGGAGATCGGCGCGGCCAAGGCGCGCGGCGAAAACGACCGCTTCGAAGCGCTGCGCGCCGAGGTCGAGGCGCTCAAAGGCGAGATGGAGCGCTGCGGCGTTGACGCCGCCAAAGGTGAAGAGCTGCTCAATCAGGCCCTCGCCGCCCTGCCCAACGCCCCTGCCGAGGATGTGCCCGACGGCGAGGATGAACATTCCAACGAGGAAGTGCGCGGCTGGGGCGAGCCGCGCGAATTTGATTTTGATCCGGCGGACCATGTCACGCTGGGCGAGCGTCTGGGCCTGGATTTCGAGCGCGCCGCCGCCATGTCGGGCGCGCGCTTTGCGGTGCTGCAGGGTCCGCTGGCGCGGCTGGAGCGGGCGCTGGGCCAGTTCATGCTGGACATGCACACGACAGAGAACGGCTATCGCGAGACCAGCGTGCCGCTTTTGGTGCGCGACGAGGCGCTGTTTGGTACGGGGCAATTGCCGAAATTCGCGGAGGACCAGTTCCGCACGACCAACGATTTCTGGCTCATCCCCACCGCCGAAGTCCCGCTGACTAACCTCGTGCGCGACGCTATCCATGGCGAGGGCGATTTCCCGCTGCGCCGGACCGCGCTCACCCCCTGCTTCCGCTCCGAGGCCGGGTCGGCGGGGCGTGATACGCGCGGCCTCATCCGCATGCACCAGTTCCACAAGGTGGAGCTGGTCTCCATCGTCACGCCGGAGCAGTCGGAAGACGAGCTCGAACGCATGACCGGGTGCGCCGAAGGGATCTTGCGCGCGCTGGACCTGCCCTACCGGGTGATGGCGCTGTGTGCGGGCGATATGGGGTTTGCGGCGCGCAAGACCTATGACCTCGAAGTCTGGCTGCCGACCCAGAACACCTATCGCGAGATCAGCTCGTGCTCGAACTGCGGGGATTTCCAGGCGCGGCGCATGAATGCCCGCTTCCGCCGCGAGGGCGAGAAGAAGCCGGAGTTTCTCCATACCCTGAACGGGTCCGGCGTGGCGGTGGGCCGGGCGCTGGTGGCGATCCTGGAAAACCACCAGAATGCCGATGGCTCGGTGACCATCCCGGCGGCCCTGCGCCCGTATATGGGCGGTGTTGAGGTGATCAGGCCGTGAAAATGATCCCGGACAATCCGCGTATCCTGCTGGTCAATGATGACGGCGTGCATGCGCCGGGGCTCGCCGTGCTGGAAGACATTGCGCGCACCCTGTCGGACGATGTGTGGATCGTGGCGCCCGAGGGCGAGCAGTCGGGCATGAGCCGTGCGCTGACCCTGACCGCGCCCCTGCGCGTCCAGCAGCTGGGCGAGCGGCGCTTTGCGGTCACCGGCACGCCGACGGACTGCGTGCACATGGCGGTGCAGAACATCATGGCGGGCAAGACGCCGGACCTTTTGCTGTCGGGCGTCAATTCGGGCCAGAACATCGCCGAGGACGTGACGTTTTCCGGCACGGTGGCCGGCGCCATGCAAGGCATCCAGTTCGGCATCACCTCCATCGCCTTCTCACAGGCCTACGGGTTTTCCGGCAAGGCCGCGATCCAGTGGGAGACCGCGCGCCAGCACGGGCCGGGCATCTTGAAGAAGCTGCTGAGCGCCCCGTGGAGCCAGAATGTGCTGATGAACGTCAACTTCCCCGACCGCGCGGCCGACGACGTGGCGGGCGTGGAGGTGACGGTGCAGGGCATGCGCGATCACAACGTGGTCCACGCGGAAAAGCGCATGGATCTGCGCGGCCGGGAATATTTCTGGATGGGCTTTACGGGCAAGAAATCCGATCCCGCCGTGGGGACCGATTTGCGGGCCATTTATGAGGGGCGTATCTCCATCACGCCGCTACATCTCGATCTCACCCACCACGACACCCGCGACCGGCTGGCGAAAGCGCTGGCATGAGCGCCGGGCCGGACACCCGCCTGATCCAGCTGGTGATGGCGCTGCGCTCGGCCGGGATTTCCGACAAGCGGGTGCTGGCCGCCATCGAGCGCACACCGCGCGCCCTGTTCGTGCCCGAAGGCTTCGCCGATCAGGCCTATGAGAACCGGGCCCTGCCCATTGACTGCGGCCAGACCATCTCCCAGCCCTTCGTGGTGGCGGCGATGACCGAAGCGCTGCAGGTGGATGACCGCTGCAAGGTGCTGGAGATCGGTACGGGCTCGGGCTACCAGGCCGCGGTGCTGGCGCGCCTGGCGCGCCGGGTCTACACGATTGAGCGCTATCGCACCCTGGCGCGCGAGGCGGGGGCGCGGTTTGCGGCGCTGCGCCTGACGACCATCGTCCAGCGCACCGGCGACGGCACGATCGGCTGGCCTGAACAGGCGCCGTTTGACCGGATCATGGTGACGGCCGGCGCGTCCGAGCGGCCCGACGGTCTGCTGGACCAGCTGAAATCCGGCGGCGTCTGCGTGGCGCCGGTGCAGAATGGCGCGGTCCAAACCCTGATGCGCTACCGGCGCGGCGAGGATGGCGCGATCAGCGAAGAGGCGCTGTTCGACGTGCGTTTCGTGCCGCTGGTGCCGGGCGAGGCCAAGGCGCTTTAGGTATCGCCGAACACCCGTGCGAAAATCACATCCACATGGCGCGTGTGCCAGGCATCATCGAAGCAGGCTTCAATGCCAGCCGCGCCCAGCAGCGCCATCACGTCGGCATCGGCCTTGAGATGGTCGATCAGGCGTCCGCCTTCATCCCATGTCTTCATGCCGTTGCGCTGGACCAGGCGGTAGGCCTCCTCGCGCGCCGCGCCGGCCTGGGTCAAAGCCAGCAGCACGCGCTGGGAGTTATGAATGCCGCCAAACGCGTCGAGATTCTCTTTGCAGCGTTCGGCGTGCACGATCAGGCCTTCAATCATGGACGCGGTGCGGTGCAGGGCGAAATCGAGATGCACGCACGCATCCGGCCCGATCCCGCGCTCCACGCTGGAATGGGAGATGTCGCGCTCATGCCACAGGGCGACATTCTCCATGGCCGGCGTCACGGCTGAACGCACCAGGCGGGCGAGGCCGGTGAGGTTTTCGGTCAGGATCGGATTGCGCTTGTGGGGCATGGCCGACGAGCCCTTCTGGCCCGGCGAGAAATATTCCTGCGCCTCGCGCACTTCGGAGCGCTGGAGATGGCGCACCTCCACCGACAGGTTTTCAATCGCCGAGGCGATCAGGCCCAGCGCCGCGAAGAACGCGGCGTGGCGGTCGCGCGGAATGA
The window above is part of the Hyphomonadaceae bacterium ML37 genome. Proteins encoded here:
- the arfB gene encoding aminoacyl-tRNA hydrolase — protein: MRINDAITIDERLIEERFVRASGPGGQHVNTTSSAVQLRFNLAASDLPGPVKERLTRLAGSRLSADGILVLHASAHRSQMRNREEARVRLRMLILQASRKPKARKPTRPTLASIKRQKTAKAKRSTVKALRAKPGEE
- a CDS encoding MFS transporter → MTARQAPADQLAETVYTALYDDAEARVCKDIPESACAHLPRNFVFSAIALALTKSGDRLVDPKLTLAWLISSLGAPGFLIGLIAPVREAGSLLPQLFIARWIRERERRKFVWAGGAVGQALALFAMAGAALVLEDEAAGWALIGLLALFALARAFCSVSHKDVLGKTVSKTRRGAVSGYASSLSGLAALGFGALLILAPETEPSVIALILAAGGVLWVLAAFAYLQLAEAPGATAGGANAFTEAIGQLTLLKTDPDFARFVLARAFFMATSLLPPFFVAYAQSRTGTDLAGLGAFLIASSAAGFASGWAWGRSADKSARWVLAAAGLVAALACALVAGAGLAGWAMADSIWFHAIALFLLAFAHQGVRLGRATYVVDLATQETRAAYTAVSNTVIGVLLLAFGALAGTAFGAFGPAAIAGLGVMCLIASVLALSLKPVSG
- the serS gene encoding serine--tRNA ligase, which translates into the protein MHDIRLIRDNPGAFDAAMARRGLTPQAERLIDLDARRREATTRLQELETRRNAASKEIGAAKARGENDRFEALRAEVEALKGEMERCGVDAAKGEELLNQALAALPNAPAEDVPDGEDEHSNEEVRGWGEPREFDFDPADHVTLGERLGLDFERAAAMSGARFAVLQGPLARLERALGQFMLDMHTTENGYRETSVPLLVRDEALFGTGQLPKFAEDQFRTTNDFWLIPTAEVPLTNLVRDAIHGEGDFPLRRTALTPCFRSEAGSAGRDTRGLIRMHQFHKVELVSIVTPEQSEDELERMTGCAEGILRALDLPYRVMALCAGDMGFAARKTYDLEVWLPTQNTYREISSCSNCGDFQARRMNARFRREGEKKPEFLHTLNGSGVAVGRALVAILENHQNADGSVTIPAALRPYMGGVEVIRP
- the surE gene encoding 5'/3'-nucleotidase SurE; the encoded protein is MIPDNPRILLVNDDGVHAPGLAVLEDIARTLSDDVWIVAPEGEQSGMSRALTLTAPLRVQQLGERRFAVTGTPTDCVHMAVQNIMAGKTPDLLLSGVNSGQNIAEDVTFSGTVAGAMQGIQFGITSIAFSQAYGFSGKAAIQWETARQHGPGILKKLLSAPWSQNVLMNVNFPDRAADDVAGVEVTVQGMRDHNVVHAEKRMDLRGREYFWMGFTGKKSDPAVGTDLRAIYEGRISITPLHLDLTHHDTRDRLAKALA
- a CDS encoding protein-L-isoaspartate(D-aspartate) O-methyltransferase — protein: MSAGPDTRLIQLVMALRSAGISDKRVLAAIERTPRALFVPEGFADQAYENRALPIDCGQTISQPFVVAAMTEALQVDDRCKVLEIGTGSGYQAAVLARLARRVYTIERYRTLAREAGARFAALRLTTIVQRTGDGTIGWPEQAPFDRIMVTAGASERPDGLLDQLKSGGVCVAPVQNGAVQTLMRYRRGEDGAISEEALFDVRFVPLVPGEAKAL
- the purB gene encoding adenylosuccinate lyase; its protein translation is MIPRYTRPEMAAIWSSETRYRIWFEIEAHATDKLAELGVVPASAAKAVWKARDMEFDIARIDEIEREVKHDVIAFLTHLAELVGEEARFVHQGLTSSDVLDTCLAVQLTRSADLLLAGMDRVLAALKARALEHRMTTCIGRSHGIHAEPTTMGLKFARFHAEFARNRARLETARREIATCAISGAVGTFANVDPAVEAHVAEALGLEIEPISTQVIPRDRHAAFFAALGLIASAIENLSVEVRHLQRSEVREAQEYFSPGQKGSSAMPHKRNPILTENLTGLARLVRSAVTPAMENVALWHERDISHSSVERGIGPDACVHLDFALHRTASMIEGLIVHAERCKENLDAFGGIHNSQRVLLALTQAGAAREEAYRLVQRNGMKTWDEGGRLIDHLKADADVMALLGAAGIEACFDDAWHTRHVDVIFARVFGDT